The DNA window GTCTCATATaggatttcatttttattcttatgaaTATTGTAGGTTAGGTCATTTTGGTAAGTTTTCGGCTGTGATAGACGAATTATAAAGGAGAATGGCcgataaatttgttaatatttttataaaagctaTTTCTTTGTAATCTGTGCATTTGCGTATATTTATGAATCTcaaatttaatctgtttttcCTATCCATATTgtctacttatattttttaattgagcaaaattttttttgtttaaattgcaCAACCTCAACTGAGTAATATTAACCGTtgaataacttaattaataattaattccttGCCTTGCCTTCTAATCAATCTCTCAAAGCTACAAGGATATTGAAACAGCACTGACATGATTATAGTAGTcagataataattaagttattggCGCCATATTACATCCATTGTCTACGAGTAATTCTATGTTTTTCGACTTATCACTGTTCTATAAAAATAGAttctaacatttttatatattaattatctcatttatatttagatcTGAATGATCATGTAAGAAAAACAGTATTCGTCTAATTACATTACTGCCTGAAGGAGTGATATATTTGAATGGCTCATGTATGCCTAAACAGATTTGGATGTATGGGGTATCATTAGGATCATCGGTGACTTtggctataattatttttgaaaaactttaatatcaattatattatttattattacggaTGAATCGTAATAAGATTAAAACTATTCTAGATTTCGCTGCTTcctaatgtatttattaaatcgttactcaattaatatacttaataaagtgtaataaactatttttataatttaattaaggcgTCATTTCGCTCTTATTGCagctaaatataaacaaacattccTACAATATTGCATTTatgtagaataatttatttatttaacgatgCTTGCTGTACGTTGATTAAGGATGTACTATCGTGGCACAAGACATTTTGGCTAATCTCAAGGCCTATACACAGAAGATATAGAGGACGGGTGTGTGTACAAAAGACACCTTTTGCCAAGTTGGAAAATTCTTGAAAGAAAATCTCATTTTCATTGGCCCAGTCatgcatttaaaaaaacgtcAGCATTTGAATCCGTATAAGTTAACTGCTACTCAGTTAAATCAGACTTTACTTTGTTGCTTTGTATCTTCGCCTTTTTTTGTACGTCCATCTCGcactaaatcatttatatattaattatttattatgaaatgaatgaatgaatgaatgattcgATTTATTAACATTTCCTTACggtgttttgttaattttcctCACATtactaagtttttaatattatttatctctaCGATATCATATACCTAagtgtattatattttgcaaagttgtattaactttttatatttattattgaaatgctCAAAGGCGATAAAtctaaacaacaaataaattgttacggttaatatcacaatttaaaatcaataggaattaactattaaatgaaatatagaaatactaaaaattaataatgaaacatggaatgaaaatattttatacttaaaattagaaatgataGTTCTATATACTGTGACATATCTGatcataaattaacattaaattaaagacTACGTGCATCGCTGATGTTGCCTTCGTGAGCAGTCTTATTATAACAgcattagaaataattatataaataagtaaaatatcacaactattttaagttataagatTTTGTTAcccaaaataataatgtatttagaaaaatctgtttcattatttacaaaatgttatcaattttcttttaattacgaCAAGTTCGAGctaatttttttacttactgATTTACTTCGAATCATGTAATCTTCCAATTAATTTCTTTCGcctctttttataataaacactttaaaaatatatgtaagtatgtgccatttttcattatttttgtatctattatatagactacttaaacaataaaaaatcacaatatttttttaaaatacatatttatgatgaaaataaattgtaatataacctTCTTATGCATATTAAACCAGTGATATTTATCCATGCTTATTATTAAcccctaatttaaaaaatgaatatagttttaatgtatttctagtTTACATTATGTTAACATCATAGTCCTTTAAGCAACATATTTTCATTAGTAAGGAATCCCATAAGCGACTTACTGCTGCTTTAAATTTAACAGATAAGCTTATAACAACTATCTTTAACCCTTAGCTAGACTCAACTGTTAGCAAGAATCAAGACTACATattttggttaaaaatatagCATATGACTGATTATTCAATTGTTGTTAacaataaagaattaataattcCAGTTTCAATTGACaaccaaaaaaatatctgaaCATTTGCTACATGATGATGGTAACCGTAGTCCCAGTTTCTTCAACAATCATGTAGAGTTATTCTCGCAATAAGTAAAgggcataaaaataaatattttttttaatatgtgaacAGTGAACATATTCACTCATGTtactaaataaaagattatttattttctacctTTAATCAGATGAGtacttacaaaatttattaaattaaaaaaattataatattaatttataataggcATTTTCACACTCAGCAtctgaaacaaaacaaataatttaccacattccaaatttaatgataggtatattttatgaaaaacaatCATTTCATCATTGtccatttcatttaaaaagatatttatttagttgaagcaacaaaagcagCCATCATTTTTATCAGATTTAACACTATAAATAACCAGGTTATTAGAAAGGTAAAACTTAAATTCTAGTGTTCCAGGACCCAAAGTGACAGGTAAGGGCATGTGGAGCAATAGTGCAGTGTGAGAGAAGCATCAGAGAGATGGATACTGACTGAGCTGACTCCAAAATGTCAGGCAATAAATATTCTGCATCAAATCCATACTTTTATCCTATAGATACTTAATATAATCAAGATTATTGTTATATCACATTACTTACATCTTTATTTCTATTCAGTTCTGCGTCAACAATATCCTGGTCAACGCTGCATGGTAAAAAGAAGTCCACAGACTCATAATTGTCCTTAGAAGCCAACACTAATCTATCTTCAccaatttctaaatttaaatctttcaagtcaacctaaaaatatattggttttaGTTACTAAAATaagcaacaaaaaaaattgctacTATTATGTCATACTTGCAATCTTAGATCCACAATtgcagtttataatatatatcattgtaTGTTAGCACAACAGATAATAATACTTGTATTTgagtttaatgtttaaaattttatgttcaaatttGTATACATACTGATGCAGGGATCATGAATTCtgctagtaaatattttatctctcCCGTGGGAGGCTCTCTCCTTAGTCTATAAATAAACTGTTTCTTCTTCGGTGCAGAGACTTCTGTTTTTTTCAATACTGGCTTCTGTATTTCCTCAATTAAAGGTTTCGTTTTCTGCTCACAATTTTTAACATCTCTAATTTGTATTCTGTGGGACTGTAGCGTTCCAATAGATTTTCTATTCTTAAGTATTGTAAATCTTTGCATATCCAattcaaattgatatttatcTTGTAAACCTTCAAAAACAACTGTAAGGAAAAATGTTTGGAAGAGATCATCTTTTTCAATTTTCGAAAAAAAGTCTGGATTGACTGCAACATCATAGACAGTAACTGGTGCCCCAGATTTATCTTGTTCTATGCGTCCTTCTCCAATACTCATCGGTACTCTGTAGCTTGATGGGTCTTCCGAATTTAAAATTTGCATTAATTCCTCATTAGTTATATCCCTTGGGCATGGAATAGCCTCGGTTAgacaaacatttacaaatacttttttgcTGTCTGGTTTAGTAAATGTTTTTACACAAAACCCTGAAAAGAttgcaatatatataacatgttcttttatacttttattgaaatactatataatataaatgttaattacctGGCCTTGGTTTAACAATTTGTGTTGGTACCGCATCTgccaacattttattaaattcctcttctacagaattttccTGAAATCGTTAAGAatgacttaaataatattatctttatactaagaagtataaatatatactcatCTAATTTACTTCAAAAAAGTGAATGTCTATAAcagcatatttttaaaatagattttactaCGAAAAAACTTAAAGCTAAGTTGTTCGTTACGTTAGAAATTTCAGTAATACTAAGGTTTCTCgttcaactttattttaatttttatatttaccttaaCAATCCTCATGTTTTTCTCCATTATTGTTGGATCGATATCGAGCGTTATTgactttttcattttttgtttactttcaGTTTCAAATGGTTTCTAGGGATTTCTAGTATATGATTGACATAAAAACTTTTCTACGACTACCTatgttaaaaagataaaaaacgagtttggaaattattttaaaactagagATATCAGTTtacttatttttgaaatacCTGCTTTTTTAATCTCCAAATATTAAGTCAAAATAAACCTATTTGACATAATTCGTCAGCACAAGAAAGAAATGTCAACTGTCAAGCGAGAAGATGagtttaagatttaaaaattgacttaacgtttatttataaaaacctaatatttttagtaaatgttttctaaggtaaatatatacattaaaatactttgaatAACGTCCATCATTAATCCAAAAATGTGATAATTAATCCTTTTCCTtcgttgtaaaatatatgatgagtactTGGATTGCCTCGCTGTGTCTGTGTATGTCTAGATGCAATGAAAAGTAAATAGAAAACATTAGAAAATATAAGTagctaatgataaataaataaaaataatacacatgGTTTTTAGTGAAATAGCAAATACTAAGAATTttagtcaataatattttattacctctGTTTCAAAAAAACCATTTCTCAAGGCCGAGATGTTTATGTCTATGGTTTTTGAAATGTCAATTGTCATTGTCACCCGATCAGCCGTCAACCGTCGTGTCCATCATGAGAACTAGGTCGAAAGAGTAGTCAATGTCTAATTTTTGGACTATTTCAATCTTTCTTGATTCAAAGAATCACATTAGCAATGCAAAACTTTGCAATATCTCGctgattatgaaattaattttataagaataagcAACGTGTAACCTTGGCGAAAGAAATATTCAAAGGTATAGTACGAAgaaaaaatttattactttgccatattttgtatattagatcgtttattaattacttttaaatggtcagtgatataaaaatcgatggcattattagtattaatatggTTTgtactttaacaataaatatatcaaagcaAAATCTTGaattagacaaaaataaatttttcgcTTGTCAGCTGTAGTTAAGTGAATGTAATACGTATGCATAACACTAATCTCAAGAAAAACAACAGACACATAACCTTTCTAAGTTTTTGAGTGTCGGACATAGTCCGTGAAAGcacgtaaattattatttcgtaatataaagaaaacttaTTATTCAACAAGGTATAAACTATCAGAGAAAGcagtttgatttaaaattaattatacgaaTGTTCCAATTTTGTacttattaagataatataataattaagtaataactattaatgaTACTTAATctttacaagatatttaaaatgcttcaaaaaaattatattttgtagttaCAGTTTAGTACAGGCACATCTTTGGGTTATGATATAAAACCTATTTGTTCTTCATTACTGTATTGTATAGAACTTCTATCCAATTAAAAACattcacacattttttttatttataggtgCAAACATATGGCAGAGAAAAGCTAAGATGGCTGATAAACATAGTCTGAACTATGATGTAAGGGAGCTGAAACTAGGCACAAGCTTCACCAACAATAAGACATCTCAGTATCATACTATTAAGTGTAAGtagcatgatttttttataagcataatcattttgaaaacatcaaaagtaaattaaaaattcagcCTACTAACTACTTCATTTTTGGCTGAAGTTTTGCTCTCCTGTTAAGGatagcttttaatttaatttattatattaggtagTATTTTTACCGCAAATTGGTTTATAATTCAGTAGCAAGATTTGACACACACACATTGTaaaaagacattttaaatagaagcttgtaaatatattttagattctGATCCATAAATGGGGATATTATAAACCACTTATTTGCGTTTTATGTGTGTCAAATATGACACATTATTTTCCAAGTTCACAAGAGATAGTAGACACTTATAAAACAACTTAAGTTTAGATAGTAATATGGATTTTGCCTAAGGATGTAGTATTAATAGAGCAATTTAcacaattcaattattattgtaaaaataagtcATCTTATGACtgcttaaattgtatatattac is part of the Vanessa tameamea isolate UH-Manoa-2023 chromosome 10, ilVanTame1 primary haplotype, whole genome shotgun sequence genome and encodes:
- the LOC113404890 gene encoding PIH1 domain-containing protein 1-like, which produces MKKSITLDIDPTIMEKNMRIVKENSVEEEFNKMLADAVPTQIVKPRPGFCVKTFTKPDSKKVFVNVCLTEAIPCPRDITNEELMQILNSEDPSSYRVPMSIGEGRIEQDKSGAPVTVYDVAVNPDFFSKIEKDDLFQTFFLTVVFEGLQDKYQFELDMQRFTILKNRKSIGTLQSHRIQIRDVKNCEQKTKPLIEEIQKPVLKKTEVSAPKKKQFIYRLRREPPTGEIKYLLAEFMIPASVDLKDLNLEIGEDRLVLASKDNYESVDFFLPCSVDQDIVDAELNRNKDMLSVKMPIIN